In Nostoc sphaeroides, the genomic window AGGTAAAGAGATTTTTTGTTGAATCCGCACTTCGAGTTTACGAATTTTTTGGCGATCGCCACCGAGAAGTTCTACTTGTAGTTGATCTAGTGCTTCAGCAATATTCATTTCACCGTAGTCTCGGCTTTTCTCTGCCAGACTTAATGGGGTGCGCGGTAGTTGCAGTTGTTGGTGTTCAAATCTAACGATGTTGCGATAAGAGCGATCGGCAGCAACAAAATAGATGGTACCGTTGTAAAAATCCCAGACATTTTGAGAAGGATTCCATTGGGCAGATTCTGATACCACAATTTGATTCAGATTTTTTGTTGAACGATCTATAATCGTCAAACCTGACATCCGCTTACCATCAAATTGGTCGGCGTAAAAAAAGCGTGTCAATATCCTATTCTTAGAACCATCCGGCTGTGTCACATCTTGGTATTCAGGATAGAAAATATTTTGCTGTTTCAAAATTGGCTTATCTGATTTTAGGGCTTTATTCAGGGTCATCGCCGCTTGATAATTTGCTGCTGGTGCAATTTGTTCGTTAAACACAAATGTCAATCCTGTAACCACAAGACTCAACATCACAGCAGTTAGCACTATGCGATAGACACTCACCCCACAACCACGCAGGGCAATTAGTTCGCTCTCGCTAGAAAGACGACTGTAAGTCATCAAAGTAGCCAGTAGCGTAGACATGGGGAAGGCTAAAACGATAAAGTTGGGAAACTTTAGCAAAAAAACCTGAATGGCAATGTCTATGGGTAGCCCAGATTCTACAATTTTTCTGACGAGATCAAATACAGCATCAATGGTAACGCCAAGTGATGAAAAAGCTCCGACACCAAAGAAAAACGGCGCTAACAATTCGCTAGTAAGGTAACGATCCATGATCGTAAAAGGCAGCAGCGAATGGAGGTTGTAGAAAGACGTAAGTTTCTTTGATATCATGACTAGCTTGAAAAGTTCAATGTTAGTAACCCTGGCGAAATAAAGGATATATAAATTTAATTTTAAAATTAAATTTTAAATACCTGAAAATTAACTAATAAATTCATGTTTAAAATTTAAAAATAGCCTTTTAAATTATTAACTAAATAACTATTAATTTAGGCTTGAAAATTAGTACCTAAATAATATTGCCGCACCAGGGGGTTGCCGTAGAGTTCGTCAGCAGCGCCAAAAGCGAGAATTTGTCCTTCGCGCATGATATAGGCGCGATCGGTGATGGCCAGGGTTTCGCGGACATTATGATCTGTAATTAAGATTCCCATGCCGCGATCGCGCAGTTGGGCGACGATTTGCTGAATTTCTGAAACTGCGATCGGATCAACTCCCGCAAATGGTTCATCCAAAAGTAAAAATTTTGGCCCTTCTTTTCCAGCAGCCAAAGACCTTGCTAATTCCGTCCGCCGTCGCTCACCACCAGAAAGTTGAATTCCTTTGCTATTGGCTAATTTTTCCAACCGAAACTCCCGCAGTAAAGTTGTGAGTCGTCTTGACCATTCCCATCGTGGCACATTCGTTTGCTCTAGCACCAAGAGAATATTATCCTCTACCGAAAGTTGGCGAAAAACACTTGGTTCTTGTGCTAAATAGCCAATACCCAGCCGCGCCCTTTTGTGCATTGGCATTCCTGTAACGTCCAGATTATCCAGCCAAACTTTTCCTTGATTGGGTTTTTCTAAACCTGTGGCAATGTAAAATGTCGTCGTTTTACCAGCCCCATTGGGGCCTAGTAAACCAACGATTTCGCCCTGAGCAACAGAAAGGTTGACACGATTGACAATTACTCGCTTGCCGTAAGATTTGTGGATATTCTCTAAAACAATTTTCACGCTGGAGCCGCCCTTTCTTGGTGGTAAATGCTAATTAAAAGGCTTCAAAGGTGGTGTTTTTGGGGCAGGTGTTGCAGTTTGTCCATCATTATCTGATTCTTGGATCATGTAGATCGACTCTACCTGACGGTTGGATTGGGGTAAAGCAACAAATCGCCCTTCGTCGATTAAATAGGTTACCTTCTCCGCCCGAATACTGTTACCGCCCTGTTGCAAAATATAGACGTTCCCACTGAAATCAATTCGGCGTTC contains:
- a CDS encoding LptF/LptG family permease; translated protein: MDRYLTSELLAPFFFGVGAFSSLGVTIDAVFDLVRKIVESGLPIDIAIQVFLLKFPNFIVLAFPMSTLLATLMTYSRLSSESELIALRGCGVSVYRIVLTAVMLSLVVTGLTFVFNEQIAPAANYQAAMTLNKALKSDKPILKQQNIFYPEYQDVTQPDGSKNRILTRFFYADQFDGKRMSGLTIIDRSTKNLNQIVVSESAQWNPSQNVWDFYNGTIYFVAADRSYRNIVRFEHQQLQLPRTPLSLAEKSRDYGEMNIAEALDQLQVELLGGDRQKIRKLEVRIQQKISLPFVCVVFGLVGAAMGSIPQRTGRGTSFGISVVVIFSYYLIFFISGAIAQAGVLSPFMGAWLPNFLFLAIGLFLLMRVANR
- the lptB gene encoding LPS export ABC transporter ATP-binding protein, with the protein product MKIVLENIHKSYGKRVIVNRVNLSVAQGEIVGLLGPNGAGKTTTFYIATGLEKPNQGKVWLDNLDVTGMPMHKRARLGIGYLAQEPSVFRQLSVEDNILLVLEQTNVPRWEWSRRLTTLLREFRLEKLANSKGIQLSGGERRRTELARSLAAGKEGPKFLLLDEPFAGVDPIAVSEIQQIVAQLRDRGMGILITDHNVRETLAITDRAYIMREGQILAFGAADELYGNPLVRQYYLGTNFQA